One part of the Dyadobacter sp. 676 genome encodes these proteins:
- a CDS encoding RNA polymerase sigma-70 factor, translating into MKIDALHNETELLTEIAAGSEKAFATLFHWYRDKVYSAAFRLTHSSFLAEEVVQDIFLKLWVKRESLTAIAGFEDYLFIMTRNHVFSTLKRMARQQQLVDDLQLELPTAENTTYNRMIDLEIEEIVHQAVELLPAQQKQIYLMSKEQELKRDEIAKMLRISSETVKTHLARALRHIRAYSKLKLEITISWLLFFLVK; encoded by the coding sequence TTGAAGATAGATGCGTTACATAACGAAACGGAATTGCTGACTGAAATCGCGGCCGGCAGCGAAAAGGCATTTGCCACTCTGTTTCACTGGTACCGCGACAAGGTTTATTCCGCCGCATTCCGGCTCACACATTCCAGTTTCCTGGCCGAAGAGGTAGTTCAGGACATTTTTCTGAAATTGTGGGTAAAAAGAGAAAGTCTGACGGCAATCGCGGGCTTCGAGGATTACCTGTTCATCATGACGCGCAACCACGTCTTTTCGACCTTGAAACGAATGGCACGCCAGCAGCAGCTCGTGGATGATCTTCAACTGGAACTGCCCACTGCCGAGAACACTACCTATAACCGCATGATCGACCTGGAAATCGAGGAGATCGTCCACCAGGCGGTGGAACTGTTGCCGGCCCAGCAAAAGCAGATATACCTTATGAGTAAGGAACAGGAGTTGAAGCGGGACGAGATCGCTAAAATGCTCCGTATTTCTTCCGAAACAGTCAAGACGCACCTCGCACGCGCGTTGCGGCACATACGGGCGTACAGCAAGTTGAAGCTGGAAATTACCATTTCGTGGCTGCTGTTTTTCCTGGTAAAATAA
- a CDS encoding RagB/SusD family nutrient uptake outer membrane protein gives MKIFHKLLLLVVMSGMFACSDDFVDVENPGALPPSKYPASVADLEQLLTGVYATQHANGLYGHTMLGKNTWLWDHTLDLSWQGTPTWIQMGQNNSQPNDSFLYDTWRELWRGVQRSNTLLASIETYRQKAPNDAAAIDRIKGQALFLRAWYYFHLVSFWGEGFNAATEGAKMGVPIITEVASGLEQTQVPRKTVKEGWDFIIGDLKTAEGLLNGVTWTGATDKYKVSGWAVKAFLGKIYAYQADWTNAKTYLADVVTNSGKSLVTFDVYKDMFNGKNEFTTESLFELNLNVDMTARGGDDQSMGSSVGMVIAPTYVSDNGGQAASAWSNVFPHAKNIARFGFNEGHYFKPGTTSANIANVDPAYITRSLEARKKQTVDPRLWVACYQPYVDSMVVNGRKRPISHYLDITELDMEAWSFRKFTNPNGTEAEINMSSGANFPWLRLADIYLLYAETLTHSGDNARALEYINKVKRRAYGLPVDAPSAVDYKTLSDQTKAGDPVLKNDPLKYERWAELFAEGHWWLDVRRWQIGDKEAAYYQRIRGGAIQWDPTDYAQPIPINEITANVNMRQNPGY, from the coding sequence ATGAAAATATTTCACAAACTTCTGCTGCTGGTGGTGATGTCGGGAATGTTTGCTTGCAGCGACGACTTCGTCGATGTCGAAAACCCCGGCGCGCTTCCGCCTTCGAAATATCCGGCTTCTGTGGCCGATCTGGAGCAATTGCTGACGGGCGTGTATGCCACACAACATGCCAACGGCCTGTACGGGCACACGATGCTTGGCAAAAACACCTGGCTTTGGGACCACACGCTCGACCTGAGCTGGCAGGGAACGCCTACGTGGATCCAAATGGGCCAGAACAATTCACAACCTAACGACAGCTTCCTGTACGACACCTGGCGGGAGCTCTGGCGCGGCGTGCAACGCAGCAACACACTGCTGGCCTCCATTGAAACCTACCGCCAGAAAGCGCCCAACGATGCCGCAGCGATAGACCGGATCAAAGGACAGGCGCTGTTCCTGCGCGCATGGTACTATTTTCACCTGGTGTCGTTCTGGGGCGAAGGTTTCAATGCAGCTACCGAAGGGGCGAAAATGGGCGTTCCGATTATTACCGAAGTGGCCTCGGGCCTCGAACAAACACAGGTTCCGCGCAAGACGGTGAAGGAAGGATGGGACTTTATAATCGGAGACCTCAAAACCGCCGAGGGCTTGCTGAACGGCGTGACCTGGACCGGCGCCACCGACAAGTACAAAGTGTCCGGCTGGGCAGTGAAAGCCTTTTTGGGTAAAATCTACGCCTACCAGGCAGATTGGACAAACGCGAAGACATACCTGGCCGACGTGGTGACAAACAGCGGCAAATCGCTCGTAACATTCGATGTCTACAAGGACATGTTCAATGGTAAAAATGAATTTACCACCGAATCGCTTTTTGAACTGAACCTGAATGTGGACATGACCGCCCGCGGCGGCGACGATCAGTCGATGGGTTCGAGCGTCGGGATGGTGATCGCCCCAACGTACGTAAGCGACAATGGAGGGCAGGCGGCTTCGGCCTGGTCCAATGTGTTTCCGCATGCAAAGAACATTGCCCGCTTCGGTTTCAATGAAGGCCATTATTTCAAACCCGGTACAACCAGCGCCAATATCGCCAATGTCGATCCCGCCTACATTACCCGCTCGCTGGAAGCGCGTAAAAAGCAGACGGTCGACCCGCGCCTGTGGGTGGCTTGCTACCAGCCTTATGTAGATTCAATGGTCGTTAACGGCCGCAAACGCCCGATTTCGCATTATCTCGACATTACCGAGCTCGACATGGAAGCCTGGAGTTTCCGCAAATTCACAAACCCGAACGGCACGGAAGCGGAGATCAATATGTCGAGCGGGGCTAATTTCCCCTGGCTGAGACTGGCGGATATTTACCTGCTTTACGCCGAAACGCTTACACATTCGGGCGACAACGCGCGTGCACTGGAATACATCAATAAGGTCAAGAGGCGTGCTTACGGCCTGCCTGTCGACGCGCCGTCGGCGGTGGATTACAAGACCCTCTCGGATCAGACCAAGGCCGGCGACCCGGTACTGAAAAACGATCCGCTCAAATACGAGCGCTGGGCCGAACTCTTCGCAGAAGGGCATTGGTGGCTCGATGTCCGCCGATGGCAGATCGGCGACAAGGAAGCGGCCTACTATCAGCGCATTCGCGGCGGGGCCATTCAATGGGACCCTACCGACTATGCCCAGCCGATCCCGATCAACGAGATCACGGCAAACGTGAATATGCGACAGAACCCGGGATATTGA
- a CDS encoding TonB-dependent receptor, whose translation MKKPREQASLKEPFSFTSDPVLKERMTELMQNKVNLQTIFDISVSGRVTDEKGEPLAGVNVIQKGTQRGTSTNEQGIFNIDITDADAVLTFSFVGFMSQEVIVGRRSQIDVTLKVDNKALEEVVVVGYGTQKRSDLTGSVSSVKSEEIKNLPVRSVNEALQGRAAGVQVTRSDGSPGGGSDIVIRGVGSIGGMAPLYIVDGIRMSAGNNFNLQDVESIEILKDASAAAIYGAQAAGGVVLVTTKRGVAGSDKMNINFNAYYGVRKPVNLYSMLNTPDYIKAKAAFGVNTGGWGDPATLPDNDWVDQIYRTGSDQSYSLSLSGATAKTNYYLSANYQREGGTIIDNWFERYGIRSNADFKINNRLKVGETLYGWRTGNNPVQTSTFPFRSAPLIPVYDPANPVGGWAKTGTFFTGPNLVGNEYINHAKNIQYALEGNVYLDWEILKGLNFRSTFGASIYSGANYKFTEAYDFGTLKNINAFLSRDLNNSRNLTANFVLTYNKMFGRHEIKAMAGYEAYQSDLSNLHGEAQGFQVITYNLGMTTNPSTYKASGGEFPQTRLLSQFGRINYTFADKYLFTANVRRDGSDRFGPANKWGVFPSFSVGWKMSEEAFVRDNFSQVSNLKLRASYGKLGSTSSIPQYTYQASFGGNGGTNILGLPNGDRSKGYALTAQLPNQNIKWEQVNQTDIGLDIGLFKNALNITADWYSRQTQDMIYQVPVPVSAGFYGTSGVFTNIGQMSNKGIELAVDYRGKAKDFTYSVSANAAFNKNLVKQLSGTNNNPINDGPAGDYLESTVARTQAGKPLSQFYGYIVDGLFQTDSEVAALNQSAREAAAAAGKPTTGVFYQNAGTGAGDLKFRDVNGDGRITIDDKTYIGNPWPKITYGFSLNLGWKGIDLQAMFQGVQGVDVFNGNKYYTQFFVGDYNTTRDIFNTSFFNGNGLTDQPRVGTTDASGNYVRDPNSNYTRISSFVVENGSFLKLRNLQVGYTLPSSLVKQWKMTGLRIYFQAQNLLTFTGYSGLDPEVLGRNGTTARGLDTIYSYPRTRLVSMGIDLNF comes from the coding sequence GTGAAGAAACCGAGGGAGCAGGCCAGCCTGAAAGAGCCGTTTTCATTCACTTCCGACCCGGTTTTGAAAGAGCGGATGACCGAGTTGATGCAAAACAAAGTGAACCTGCAAACTATTTTCGATATCAGCGTGAGTGGCAGGGTGACCGACGAAAAAGGCGAGCCGCTGGCGGGTGTGAACGTGATCCAGAAGGGTACGCAGCGCGGTACTTCCACCAATGAGCAGGGGATATTCAATATCGATATCACCGACGCCGATGCTGTGCTGACATTCTCTTTTGTCGGTTTTATGTCCCAGGAAGTGATCGTAGGCCGCCGGAGCCAGATCGACGTGACTCTGAAAGTCGATAACAAAGCCCTGGAAGAGGTTGTGGTCGTGGGTTATGGTACCCAGAAGCGCTCCGACCTGACGGGCTCAGTATCGTCCGTGAAATCGGAGGAAATCAAGAACCTGCCCGTGCGCAGCGTGAACGAGGCGTTGCAGGGGCGTGCGGCGGGCGTACAGGTGACCCGCTCGGATGGTTCGCCCGGGGGCGGTTCGGACATCGTCATCCGCGGCGTGGGTTCGATCGGCGGTATGGCACCGCTCTACATAGTGGACGGTATCCGTATGTCGGCCGGTAACAACTTCAACTTGCAGGACGTGGAATCTATTGAAATCCTGAAAGATGCGAGCGCGGCGGCCATTTACGGCGCGCAGGCGGCCGGGGGCGTGGTGCTCGTTACCACCAAACGTGGTGTGGCCGGTTCCGATAAAATGAATATCAATTTCAATGCCTATTATGGGGTACGCAAGCCGGTGAACCTGTATTCGATGCTGAATACGCCGGATTATATCAAAGCGAAAGCGGCATTCGGCGTTAATACCGGCGGCTGGGGCGATCCGGCGACGTTGCCGGATAACGACTGGGTCGACCAGATTTACCGGACCGGCAGCGACCAGAGCTATTCGCTTTCCCTGTCCGGCGCGACTGCCAAGACCAACTATTATCTTTCGGCCAACTACCAGCGGGAGGGCGGTACCATCATCGATAACTGGTTCGAACGCTACGGCATCCGCTCGAATGCCGATTTCAAGATCAATAACCGCTTGAAAGTGGGGGAAACGCTCTATGGCTGGCGCACAGGCAACAACCCCGTGCAAACCAGTACATTCCCCTTCCGCTCGGCCCCGCTGATTCCCGTTTACGACCCTGCCAATCCGGTAGGAGGCTGGGCGAAAACCGGCACATTTTTCACCGGCCCGAATCTGGTGGGCAATGAATATATCAACCATGCCAAAAACATCCAGTATGCGCTGGAAGGGAATGTTTACCTGGACTGGGAGATACTGAAAGGGCTCAATTTCCGCTCTACTTTCGGGGCTTCCATTTACAGCGGCGCCAACTACAAGTTTACCGAAGCCTATGATTTCGGAACGCTTAAAAATATCAACGCATTCCTGAGCCGCGACCTCAACAACTCCCGGAACCTTACCGCGAACTTCGTTTTGACTTACAACAAAATGTTCGGACGTCACGAAATCAAGGCGATGGCGGGATACGAGGCTTATCAATCCGATCTGAGCAACCTACATGGCGAGGCGCAGGGTTTTCAGGTGATTACCTATAACCTGGGAATGACCACCAACCCGAGCACTTACAAGGCGAGCGGGGGAGAGTTTCCGCAAACGCGCCTGCTTTCCCAGTTCGGCAGGATTAACTATACATTTGCGGACAAATACCTGTTTACCGCCAACGTCCGCCGCGACGGTTCCGACCGCTTCGGTCCGGCCAACAAATGGGGCGTTTTCCCGTCTTTCTCGGTAGGCTGGAAAATGAGTGAGGAAGCGTTTGTACGCGATAATTTCTCACAGGTTTCCAACCTGAAATTACGCGCTAGCTATGGTAAACTGGGCAGCACGAGCAGCATTCCGCAATACACCTACCAGGCGTCGTTCGGCGGAAACGGCGGTACGAACATTCTCGGATTGCCCAACGGCGACCGTTCGAAAGGTTATGCCCTCACAGCCCAGTTGCCCAACCAGAACATCAAATGGGAGCAGGTGAACCAGACGGACATCGGTTTGGACATCGGTTTATTTAAAAATGCCTTGAATATCACCGCCGACTGGTACAGCCGCCAGACACAGGACATGATTTACCAGGTGCCCGTGCCGGTTTCGGCGGGTTTCTACGGGACAAGCGGCGTGTTCACCAATATCGGGCAGATGAGCAACAAGGGCATAGAGCTGGCGGTGGATTACCGGGGCAAGGCAAAGGATTTTACCTATTCCGTCAGCGCCAATGCGGCTTTTAACAAAAACCTGGTAAAGCAGTTGAGCGGAACGAACAATAACCCGATTAACGACGGTCCGGCGGGAGATTACCTTGAAAGTACCGTTGCGCGCACCCAGGCGGGTAAGCCGCTGAGCCAGTTTTACGGTTATATCGTGGACGGCCTCTTCCAGACCGATTCCGAAGTGGCCGCATTGAACCAGAGCGCCCGGGAGGCTGCCGCGGCGGCGGGTAAGCCCACCACCGGCGTGTTCTACCAGAATGCGGGTACCGGGGCTGGTGACCTCAAATTCCGCGATGTGAACGGCGACGGCCGCATTACGATCGACGACAAGACGTACATCGGCAACCCCTGGCCGAAGATCACATATGGATTTTCGCTCAACCTTGGCTGGAAAGGCATCGATTTACAGGCGATGTTCCAGGGCGTTCAAGGGGTGGATGTTTTTAATGGAAACAAATACTACACCCAGTTCTTCGTAGGAGATTACAATACCACGCGCGACATTTTCAACACGTCGTTCTTCAATGGAAACGGATTGACAGACCAGCCGCGGGTAGGCACAACCGATGCGTCGGGCAACTATGTCCGCGACCCGAACTCGAATTACACCCGCATCTCTTCCTTCGTGGTTGAAAACGGCTCGTTCCTGAAACTGCGTAACCTGCAAGTGGGCTACACATTGCCTTCGTCGCTTGTGAAGCAATGGAAAATGACAGGTTTGAGGATCTATTTCCAGGCGCAGAACCTGCTCACTTTTACCGGCTATTCGGGCCTGGACCCGGAAGTGCTTGGCCGGAACGGTACCACCGCGCGGGGGCTGGACACGATTTATTCCTATCCGCGCACAAGACTGGTCTCGATGGGTATCGATCTGAATTTCTAA
- a CDS encoding FecR domain-containing protein has protein sequence MENQRLDELFFRYCEKKITDEEREELMAMLLSDENREQINGLIDQFIRRDGTLHTLSDETAEDILSSIFSATGRCDGENAAGTAPHVEWVAVGEPGDDNGRPLWILKLAAASVVLFLTYAGYRWFNGGTEKKPVAMLHSVYGDDAPAGGNKASLTLADGQTYDLTTITEGNLSGQPGTTIDKSKGEIIYGKNAASDGAIAYNVLRTPLGGQYKIVLPDGSRAWLNAGSSLKYPTTFTANQRSVEMTGEVYFEIEPDKTRPFLVRVLDKNVKGKDMEITVLGTHFNISSYGDEPTMQTTLLEGSVRVKKDAVTKVLTPGQQARVTTDGTAPDISVKTVDTESVVAWKEGRFEFNGNIREIMRQISRWYDLDVRYEGNVERKSFAGTISRKNNVSEVLKMLEMTGGIQFRIEDRKITVKNTD, from the coding sequence ATGGAAAACCAGCGGCTGGATGAATTGTTTTTCCGGTATTGTGAGAAAAAAATAACCGACGAGGAGCGGGAGGAGCTCATGGCGATGCTGCTTTCGGACGAGAACCGTGAGCAGATCAACGGTTTGATCGACCAGTTCATCCGTCGCGACGGCACGCTGCATACGTTGTCGGATGAAACAGCCGAGGATATTCTGAGTTCCATTTTTTCGGCCACGGGGCGGTGCGATGGGGAAAATGCGGCGGGAACGGCACCCCACGTCGAGTGGGTGGCCGTGGGTGAGCCTGGTGACGACAACGGGCGGCCGTTGTGGATTTTAAAGCTGGCGGCGGCTTCGGTGGTGTTGTTTCTCACGTACGCCGGATATCGGTGGTTCAACGGCGGGACTGAGAAGAAACCCGTCGCAATGCTGCACAGCGTTTACGGCGACGACGCGCCTGCTGGTGGAAACAAGGCTAGTTTAACCCTTGCCGACGGGCAAACCTACGATTTAACCACCATTACCGAAGGCAATCTCTCGGGACAGCCGGGCACGACGATCGACAAGTCGAAGGGTGAGATTATTTACGGGAAAAATGCGGCCTCTGACGGCGCGATAGCCTACAATGTGCTTCGGACGCCTCTGGGCGGGCAATATAAAATCGTATTGCCGGACGGCTCTCGGGCGTGGCTGAATGCCGGTTCAAGTTTGAAATACCCTACCACATTTACCGCGAACCAGCGTAGTGTGGAAATGACGGGCGAAGTTTATTTTGAAATAGAACCCGACAAAACGAGGCCGTTCCTGGTGCGGGTGCTGGACAAGAATGTGAAAGGCAAGGACATGGAAATCACCGTGCTTGGTACACATTTCAATATCAGCTCCTACGGCGACGAGCCTACCATGCAGACCACCCTGCTCGAAGGCTCGGTACGGGTGAAAAAGGATGCAGTTACCAAAGTGCTTACGCCCGGGCAGCAGGCACGTGTGACAACAGACGGGACCGCGCCCGACATATCGGTCAAAACGGTCGATACGGAAAGTGTCGTGGCCTGGAAAGAAGGGCGCTTCGAATTCAACGGTAACATCCGGGAGATTATGCGGCAGATTTCCCGCTGGTATGACCTGGATGTGCGCTACGAGGGAAATGTGGAACGAAAATCGTTTGCCGGAACGATCTCCCGCAAGAATAATGTGTCGGAGGTGCTGAAAATGCTCGAAATGACGGGCGGGATCCAGTTCCGGATCGAAGACAGGAAAATTACCGTGAAAAATACAGATTGA
- a CDS encoding STN domain-containing protein → MKFVYKGKTVLWGAYIRLRSRWEAYAVKHRSDFGKVLLTMKLTVLICLIGTLQVLAEDTFAQQVSIKKKDATLLEVLRSVRKQTGYLFICDLGMLDEAGKVDINVTNAPLKEVLDACFAGQPLTYNIVDKTIIVKKGANR, encoded by the coding sequence ATGAAATTTGTATACAAGGGCAAAACTGTCCTGTGGGGAGCGTATATACGACTCCGTTCCCGATGGGAGGCGTATGCCGTAAAACACCGATCCGACTTTGGTAAAGTCCTCCTGACGATGAAATTGACCGTGTTGATATGCCTGATTGGTACATTGCAGGTGCTGGCCGAAGATACATTTGCCCAGCAGGTATCGATCAAAAAGAAGGATGCAACTTTGCTGGAAGTGCTCAGGTCCGTACGGAAACAGACGGGCTACCTGTTCATTTGCGACCTGGGAATGCTCGATGAGGCCGGGAAGGTCGATATTAATGTGACCAATGCACCCTTGAAAGAGGTGCTTGACGCCTGTTTTGCGGGACAGCCATTGACCTATAACATCGTCGACAAGACGATAATAGTAAAAAAAGGCGCGAACCGGTGA